Part of the Leptolyngbya sp. BL0902 genome, GGGGCCAACCTGCCCTCTTATTTTGGAGACTGGGAGAACGCTATGGGGTTGTTTGATCGCGCCTTTCGTACCCTGCGGGCCAACCTCAACGGCATGGTCAACCAGGCTGAAGACCCCGCCAAAGTCCTGGAGCAAACCCTGTTGGAGATGGAGTCGAATCTGCTGCAACTGAGGCAGGCCGTCGCCCAGGCCATTGCCACCCAAAAGCGCACCGAACGCCAAAGCGCCCAGGCCCAAACCACCGCCCAAGAATGGTACAACCGCGCTGAACTCGCCCTGCAAAAAGGAGACGAGGCCACCGCCCGACAGGCTCTCACCCGCCGCCAAACCTCCCTAGAAGCAGCCCAAGCCATGGATAGTCAACTGGTGCAGCAGCGGCAGGTGGTTGCCACCATGAAGGAAAACATGCACCGCCTAGAAACTAAAATTGCCGAGGCTAAAACCAAAAAAGATTTGTACATTGCCCGCGCCCGTTCCGCCGAAGCCTCCCAGCGCTTGCAGGAGATGATCGGTGGCTTTAGCAGCGGTGGAGCCAAGACGGCATTCGACCAAATGGAACAGCGCGTGCTGGATTTAGAGGCTCGTTCTGAGGCCATGCAAGACCTCAGTGGCGACCCCCTAGAGCGCCAGTTCACTGCCCTAGAAAGGGGTGGCCCCGTTGAGCAAGAACTCGATGCTATGAAAGCTCGACTCGGTCAATCTGCCCCAGCCCCAGAGAGCCTACCCCCAGCAAGTTAAGGCTTGACAGCCACGGTGATAAAAACTACGT contains:
- a CDS encoding PspA/IM30 family protein; its protein translation is MGLFDRAFRTLRANLNGMVNQAEDPAKVLEQTLLEMESNLLQLRQAVAQAIATQKRTERQSAQAQTTAQEWYNRAELALQKGDEATARQALTRRQTSLEAAQAMDSQLVQQRQVVATMKENMHRLETKIAEAKTKKDLYIARARSAEASQRLQEMIGGFSSGGAKTAFDQMEQRVLDLEARSEAMQDLSGDPLERQFTALERGGPVEQELDAMKARLGQSAPAPESLPPAS